A stretch of Aedes aegypti strain LVP_AGWG chromosome 2, AaegL5.0 Primary Assembly, whole genome shotgun sequence DNA encodes these proteins:
- the LOC110676304 gene encoding 39S ribosomal protein L16, mitochondrial, producing MFSKSGICQRLLPGLLRQAHNQQIATLKHFAPPIEYKNVVMPERPKLRFMDKVPILPTNMKAPKLQKKLKFMRGPETVHNTLLYKQYGIIATGGGRLRWGHFEMMRLGIGRKMDVNRMFAIWRVDAPWQPITKKGQGQRMGGGKSAIDHYVTPIKSGRVIVEMAGKCEFAEVKPILETVCHKLPFKAMVVSQEMMEEMQAEEERLERENTNPYTFKYIIQNNLGGCHRWLSPVDHKWFGKYL from the exons atgttttcaaaaagtgGTATTTGCCAGCGGTTATTGCCAG GACTACTGAGGCAAGCACATAACCAACAAATAGCCACCCTGAAGCACTTTGCGCCTCCCATTGAGTACAAAA ATGTTGTCATGCCGGAGCGACCTAAACTGCGGTTTATGGACAAGGTACCCATCTTGCCAACAAATATGAAGGCTCCCAAATTGcagaagaagctcaaatttatgAGAGGTCCGGAAACGGTCCACAATACGCTGCTGTACAAGCAGTACGGAATCATAGCGACAGGAGGTGGCCGCTTGCGGTGGGGTCATTTCGAAATGATGCGTTTGGGTATCGGTCGGAAGATGGATGTCAATCGTATGTTTGCCATCTGGCGCGTCGATGCACCCTGGCAGCCGATTACCAAAAAGGGCCAAGGTCAGCGAATGGGCGGAGGTAAGTCCGCAATCGATCACTACGTAACTCCCATCAAGAGTGGGCGCGTGATTGTGGAGATGGCCGGAAAGTGTGAATTTGCCGAGGTTAAACCGATTCTGGAAACAGTATGCCACAAGCTGCCCTTCAAGGCAATGGTGGTATCGCAGGAAATGATGGAAGAAATGCAGGCCGAAGAGGAACGACTGGAGCGGGAGAACACCAATCCCTACACATTTAAGTACATTATCCAGAATAACTTGGGTGGATGCCACAGATGGTTGTCGCCGGTAGATCACAAATGGTTTGGAAAATATCTGTAA
- the LOC5578061 gene encoding leukocyte receptor cluster member 1 homolog codes for MNILPKKSWHVRNKDNIARVRRDEAKAAEEEKERQRRIALADQEAKIDFLRQKARAKGQADCGPSSDRAAGGTKSSEIDERLQRKEHVNFFENLESGKDDGVKKKNVEHEKEKKEEQEKYEKQVGYLTYLGQDTNEALGKRDWYDVAPKRDDDLDKDGKRVEVGLKSKVYNDPLNVMRRYLPEMRTKSLPSIPKAEDKAKEDIVAASTSKLTYQSLTGKTKKSSKRKRTSSSSSGSSAEPKREKRKKHHHKKHKKKEKKKRKKRNKSDSESTDEETRRVKKQKLEALRKERLLREQGEKARSEKLLAKLRGDPDPDAPKQPPPQAAVPMIKQKYNSQFNPELAKQNFD; via the exons ATGAATATTTTACCGAAGAAGAG CTGGCATGTCCGCAACAAGGACAACATTGCCCGCGTTCGCCGTGATGAAGCCAAAGCCGCGGAAGAGGAAAAGGAACGCCAGCGAAGGATTGCCTTGGCCGACCAAGAAGCTAAAATTGACTTCCTGCGACAAAAAGCTCGAGCCAAGGGACAGGCAGATTGTGGACCGAGCTCTGACAGAGCAGCAGGAGGAACGAAATCCTCCGAAATCGATGAACGTTTGCAACGCAAAGAACACGTTAACTTTTTTGAGAATCTGGAAAGCGGAAAGGACGATGGggtgaagaagaagaatgtggaACACGAGAAGGAGAAAAAGGAAGAGCAGGAAAAGTATGAAAAGCAGGTTGGGTATCTGACCTATTTGGGACAAGATACGAATGAAGCGCTGGGTAAAAGGGATTGGTATGATGTTGCTCCGAAGAGAGATGATGATCTGGATAAGGATGGAAAACGGGTAGAAGTTGGGTTGAAATCGAAGGTATACAATGACCCATTGAATGTGATGCGTCGATACCTTCCTGAAATGCGAACCAAGTCGCTTCCTTCCATTCCTAAGGCAGAAGACAAGGCCAAGGAAGATATAGTGGCTGCATCTACCAGCAAATTAACCTATCAGTCTTTGACTGGTAAAACTAAAAAGAGTTCTAAACGGAAAAGAACCAGTAGTTCCTCGAGTGGTTCCAGTGCTGAACCAAAACGTGAGAAAAGGAAAAAGCACCACCACAAAAAGCATAAAAAGAAAGAGAAGAAGAAACGTAAAAAACGAAATAAATCGGATTCGGAATCCACAGATGAGGAAACACGTCGAGTCAAAAAGCAAAAGCTCGAAGCATTGCGGAAAGAACGATTGCTGCGCGAACAGGGAGAGAAAGCTCGTTCGGAAAAGCTGCTTGCCAAACTGAGGGGAGATCCCGACCCGGATGCTCCCAAACAACCACCACCGCAAGCTGCTGTACCGATGATCAAGCAGAAATACAATTCCCAGTTCAACCCCGAATTGGCGaagcaaaattttgattga